A DNA window from Camelina sativa cultivar DH55 chromosome 17, Cs, whole genome shotgun sequence contains the following coding sequences:
- the LOC104758156 gene encoding surfeit locus protein 1-like isoform X1, with the protein MLLWYLVGSITYGIGEVYKLQQGEVAKKHVDFRRQCLETKPRKLNTMKKVDELGFQRVVCKGVFDVKRSIYVGPKPRSKSKDSEDGFYVITSLLPIPNEPNSVKSPVLVNRGWVPSDWKETSLESLDPGVVVAAAEDESRKANKLISSLQNPLSKFWYKFNNPMISEQDHASRAMHVEVVGVIRKSETPSIYTLVNYPRSFGWFYVDVPKLAQAMGFGEDTMYIESNHKDMDESKPYPVPRDVMNLILSKELPLGYYYHTLLCFWSSLFCFGKAKLILLEKYTIYSSKPMLILVIFVFYILTKIYSLRSLFSQIDTIGVGCVTKLDSNEHICHNEGGISSTDVNLLSP; encoded by the exons ATGTTGTTATGGTACTTGGTTGGATCTATTACCTACGGTATCGGGGAGGTGTATAAGTTACAACAAGGAGAAGTG GCCAAGAAACATGTGGATTTCAGACGACAATGCTTGGAAACAAAACCAAGGAAGCTGAATACAATGAAGAAAGTGGATGAGTTAGGATTTCAACGGGTTGTATGCAAAGGCGTTTTCGATGTGAAAAGATCGATCTATGTTGGTCCAAAGCCTAGATCCAAGTCTAAAGATTCCGAAGATGGGTTCTATGTTATTACATCTCTTTTGCCAATCCCAAATGAACCAAATAG TGTGAAGTCCCCTGTTCTAGTAAATCGCGGATGGGTTCCTTCGGATTGGAAAGAAACGTCTTTAGAATCTCTAGATCctggtgttgttgttgctgctgcggAGGATGAGTCAAGAAAAGCTAATAAACtaatatcctctctacaaaatCCCTTATCGAAGTTTTGGTACAAGTTTAACAACCCAATGATTTCTGAG CAGGACCATGCCTCTAGGGCTATGCATGTGGAAGTGGTTGGTGTGATTAGGAAAAGTGAAACTCCAAGCATATATACTCTAGTAAATTATCCAAGGTCGTTTGGGTGGTTCTACGTTGATGTTCCTAAACTGGCTCAAGCCATGGGATTTGGTGAGGACACAATGTATATAGAGAGTAACCACAAAGATATGGACGAAAGCAAACCTTATCCAGTTCCGAGAGACGTTATGAACTTGATCCTTAGTAAAGAGTTACCACTGGGCTATTACTACCACACGTTGTTATG TTTTTGGAGCTCCCTGTTTTGCTTTGGCAAGGCCAAACTGATTCTTTTGGAGAAATATACAATTTATAGTAGTAAGCCAATGTTGATTCTAgtaatttttgtcttttatataCTTACCAAAATATACAGTCTTCGTAGCCTATTTAGTCAAATAGACACAATTGGTGTTGGGTGTGTCACTAAACTCGACTCCAACGAACACATCTGCCATAATGAAGGAGGAATCAGTTCGACAGATGTGAATCTTCTCAGTCCTTAG
- the LOC104759843 gene encoding phosphomethylethanolamine N-methyltransferase-like, whose amino-acid sequence LVQVLSLVPSYEGKSVLELGAGIGRFTGELAQKAGEVIALDFIESAIQKNESVNGQYKNVKFMCADVTTPDLKIADGSIDLIFSNWLLMYLSDKEVALMAERMLGWVKPGGYIFFRESCFHQSRYSKRESNPTHYREPRFYYKVFKECQTRDASGKSFELSMVGCKSIGAYVKNKQNQIYWIWQKLSLENDKDVQRFLDNVQYKSSGILLYERVFGEGYNSTGGFETTKEFVAKMDLKPGQKVLDVGCGIGGGDFYMAENFDVHVVGIDLSVNMISFALERAIGLKCSVEFEVADCTTKTYPDNSFDVIYSRDTFLHVQDKPALFRKFFKWLKPGGKILITDFCRSAGTPSLEVAAYMERRRYDLHGVQAYGNMLKEAGFEDVIAEDRTDQFAQVLRRELEKVKNEKEEYISDFSEGDYNDIVRVWTAKLRKAASDELKWGLFTANKK is encoded by the exons TTGGTTCAGGTACTCTCTTTAGTCCCATCATATGAAGGCAAGTCTGTGCTGGAACTTGGAGCTGGTATTGGTCGTTTCACTGGTGAATTGGCTCAAAAGGCTGGTGAAGTTATAGCCCTTGACTTCATCGAAAGCGCCATTCAGAAG aATGAAAGTGTTAATGGGCAATACAAGAACGTTAAGTTTATGTGCGCTGATGTAACAACTCCAGACTTGAAAATCGCTGATGGATCTATCGACTTGATTTTCTCAAACTGGTTGCTCATGTATCTCTCTGATAAAGAG GTGGCACTAATGGCAGAGAGAATGCTTGGATGGGTGAAGCCAGGGGGCTACATATTCTTCAGAGAGTCTTGCTTCCATCAATCTAGGTACAGCAAGCGTGAATCAAACCCCACACACTACCGTGAACCAAGATTCTATTATAAG GTTTTCAAAGAATGTCAGACACGTGATGCTTCTGGAAAATCATTTGAGCTCTCTATGGTTGGCTGCAAAAGCATTGGGGCTTATGTGAAGAACAAGCAGAATCAG ATTTACTGGATATGGCAAAAACTTAGCTTGGAGAATGACAAGGACGTCCAGCGTTTCTTGGACAATGTTCAATACAAGTCTAGTGGGATCTTGCTCTATGAGCGTGTCTTTGGGGAAGGATATAATAGCACTGGTGGATTTG AGACAACTAAAGAATTTGTGGCAAAGATGGACCTTAAACCTGGACAGAAAGTTCTAGATGTTGGTTGTGGTATTGGTGGAGGTGACTTCTACATGGCTGAGAATTTCGATGTTCATGTTGTTGGAATTGATCTATCGGTCAACATGATCTCTTTCGCGCTGGAGCGTGCCATTGGACTCAAATGCTCAGTCGAGTTTGAAGTCGCGGATTGCACCACGAAAACATATCCCGACAATTCTTTCGATGTTATTTACAGCCGTGACACTTTTCTGCACGTCCAA GACAAGCCAGCTCTATTCAGGAAATTCTTCAAGTGGCTTAAACCAGGCGGTAAAATTCTCATCACCGACTTTTGCAGAAGTGCTGGAACTCCGTCTCTTGAAGTCGCAGCGTACATGGAACGAAGACGATATGATCTCCATGGTGTTCAAGCTTACGGAAAC ATGCTGAAAGAAGCAGGCTTTGAGGATGTGATTGCTGAGGACCGTACTGATCAG TTTGCACAAGTCCTCAGGCGTGAATTAGAAAAAGTGAAGAACGAAAAGGAAGAATACATCAGCGACTTCTcagaa GGGGATTACAATGACATTGTAAGAGTATGGACAGCAAAGCTTCGAAAGGCTGCATCTGATGAACTAAAATGGGGATTATTCACAGCCAACAAGAAGTAA
- the LOC104758155 gene encoding protein TIFY 6A isoform X1 — MERDFLGVGSNLYPKTVKEETNQDLAPSRGMMEWSFSSKSCSAPQILSFGTSHQDRCRTSVSDHLLPCGDTDVNRRTYYSSVQNKKTFLGGKSFINGFLNDQTLRGSPTMAPPVSVFQAPTTIRCSSNPTGSPPDQLTIFYAGSVSVYQDISPEKAQAIMLLARNGPQAKPISMPKPQNPVHHSPATTYSPTSFPSNRITGLVPRQNMASLVSTYNNQTDALNMAPPVGLPQTRKASLARFLEKRKERVINVSPYYVDNKSTIDCRTLMSECLSSPSAHHLR; from the exons ATGGAGAGAGATTTTCTCGGGGTTGGATCAAATCTATATCCGAAAACTGTGAAAGAGGAAACTAACCAAGATTTAG CCCCAAGTAGAGGTATGATGGAGTGGTCATTCTCAAGCAAAAGCTGTTCTGCTCCTCAGATTCTTTCTTTTGGGACATCCCATCAAGACAGGTGTAGAACTTCAGTCAGTGACCATTTGCTTCCTTGTGGTGATACTGATGTAAACCGGAGAACTTACTACAGCTCAGTTCAG AATAAGAAAACTTTCTTGGGAGGCAAAAGCTTCATCAACGGTTTCTTGAACGACCAAACTTTGAGAGGATCTCCTACCATGGCACCTCCAGTTTCAGTCTTTCAAGCTCCAACCACTATTAG atGTTCTTCAAATCCTACAGGGTCACCACCTGATCAGTTGACAATCTTTTATGCCGGTTCAGTATCTGTTTACCAAGACATATCTCCTGAAAAG GCCCAAGCTATCATGTTGCTAGCCAGAAATGGACCTCAGGCTAAACCGATTTCAATGCCTAAACCTCAAAACCCGGTTCATCACTCTCCTGCGACCACTTACTCTCCAACTTCATTTCCCTCTAACCGAATCACTGGACTTGTACCCAGACAAAATATGGCGAGCTTAGTATCCACGTACAACAACCAAACCGATGCCTTAAATATGGCTCCACCAG TGGGTTTACCGCAAACGCGCAAAGCATCTTTGGCTCGGTTCTTAGAGAAACGCAAAGAAAG GGTCATTAACGTATCGCCTTATTACGTAGACAACAAGTCAACAATAGACTGTAGAACACTAATGTCTGAATGCTTAAGCTCTCCTTCAGCTCATCATCTGCGCTAA
- the LOC104758157 gene encoding probable phosphopantothenoylcysteine decarboxylase, translated as MEAEINMQVDDDVTRKPRILLAASGSVAAIKFSNLCYCFSEWADVKAVASKSSLNFVDKPSLPLNVTLYTDEDEWSSWNKIGDPVLHIELRRWADVMIIAPLSANTLGKIAGGLCDNLLTCIVRAWDYSKPLFVAPAMNTLMWNNPFTERHLVLLDELGITLIPPIKKKLACGDYGNGAMAEPSLIYSTVRLFWESQAHKQSDGTS; from the exons ATGGAGGCGGAGATAAATATGCAAGTGGATGATGATGTAACAAGGAAGCCTCGTATCTTACTGGCTGCAAGTGGAAGTGTAGCTGCGATTAAGTTCAGCAATCTATGCTATTGTTTCTCTGAATGGGCTGATGTCAAAGCCGTCGCTTCTAAATCATCTCTCAATTTCGTGGATAaaccttctcttcctctgaacGTGACTCTCTATACTGATGAAGATGAATGGTCTAGCTGGAACAAGATTGGTGATCCCGTGCTTCACATCGAGCTTAGACGCTGGGCTGATGTTATGATCATTGCTCCTTTGTCTGCTAACACTTTAGGCAAG ATTGCTGGTGGGTTATGTGATAATCTGTTGACATGTATAGTAAGAGCGTGGGATTATAGCAAACCGTTGTTTGTTGCACCTGCGATGAACACTTTGATGTGGAACAATCCCTTCACAGAACGGCACCTTGTGTTGCTTGATGAACTTGGAATTACTCTCATTCCCCCCATCAAGAAGAAACTGGCCTGTGGAGATTACGGTAATGGCGCAATGGCCGAGCCTTCTCTGATCTATTCCACCGTTAGACTGTTTTGGGAGTCCCAGGCTCATAAACAAAGTGATGGAACCAGTTGA
- the LOC104758158 gene encoding surfeit locus protein 1-like: MAKLFSKTLTRLISHSHRSSSFSTTSNLSAAPQTSNLESKWIVSVKPPAKRRVGSVWLWYLAASISYGIGEAYKSQQTEVAKKLVDVRLKCLEAKPRKLNTVMNVDELGFQRVVCKGVFDVKRSIYVGPKPRSKSSKDSENGFYVITPLLPIPNEPNSVKSPVLVNRGWVPSDWNEKSLESLGTGIVVSTANESRKANNQSLLSNFWYKFNNPIVAEDYVSRGPRAMHVEVVGVIRKNETPSVYTLVNYPRSLAWFYLDVPKLAQAMGFGEDTMYIENTYKVMDESKPYPASRDVQNLILSKDLPLGYYYHTVLCFWSSMGFGEDTMYIENTYKVMDESKPYPASRDVQNLILSKDLPLGYYYHTVLCFWSSMGFGEDTMYIENTYKVMDESKPYPASRDVQNLILSKDLPLGYYYHTVLCFWSSMGFGEDTMYIENTYKVMDESKPYPASRDVQNLILSKDLPLGYYYHTVLCFWSFITPLSYGFFHISNQV, encoded by the exons ATGGCAAAACTCTTCTCTAAGACTTTAACGAGGTTGATCTCTCACAGTCACAggtcttcttcattttctacGACTAGCAATCTCTCTGCTGCTCCACAAACTTCCAACCTTGAGAGCAAATGGATTGTTTCGGTTAAACCACCTGCAA AGAGGAGAGTAGGGTCAGTGTGGTTATGGTACTTGGCTGCATCCATTAGCTACGGTATCGGGGAGGCGTATAAGTCCCAACAAACAGAAGTG GCCAAGAAACTTGTGGATGTCAGACTAAAATGCTTGGAAGCGAAACCAAGGAAGCTGAATACAGTGATGAATGTGGATGAGTTAGGATTTCAACGGGTTGTATGCAAAGGCGTTTTCGATGTGAAAAGATCAATCTATGTTGGTCCAAAGCCTAGATCCAAGTCGTCTAAAGATTCCGAAAATGGGTTCTATGTTATTACACCTCTTTTGCCAATCCCAAATGAACCAAATAG TGTGAAGTCCCCTGTTCTAGTAAATCGCGGATGGGTTCCTTCGGATTGGAATGAAAAGTCTCTAGAATCTCTAGGTACTGGCATAGTTGTTTCTACTGCAAATGAGTCTAGAAAAGCTAATAATCAAAGTCTCTTGTCGAACTTCTGGTATAAGTTTAACAACCCAATAGTGGCTGAG GACTATGTCTCTAGGGGCCCTAGGGCTATGCATGTGGAAGTGGTTGGTGTGATTAGGAAAAATGAAACTCCAAGCGTATATACTCTAGTAAATTATCCAAGGTCGCTTGCGTGGTTCTACCTTGATGTTCCTAAACTGGCTCAAGCCATGGGATTTGGTGAGGACACAATGTATATAGAGAATACATACAAAGTTATGGATGAAAGTAAACCTTATCCAGCTTCGAGAGACGTTCAGAACTTGATTCTTAGTAAAGATTTACCACTGGGCTATTACTACCACACAGTGTTATG TTTTTGGAGCTCCATGGGATTTGGTGAGGACACAATGTATATAGAGAATACATACAAAGTTATGGATGAAAGTAAACCTTATCCAGCTTCGAGAGACGTTCAGAACTTGATTCTTAGTAAAGATTTACCACTGGGCTATTACTACCACACAGTGTTATG TTTTTGGAGCTCCATGGGATTTGGTGAGGACACAATGTATATAGAGAATACATACAAAGTTATGGATGAAAGTAAACCTTATCCAGCTTCGAGAGACGTTCAGAACTTGATTCTTAGTAAAGATTTACCACTGGGCTATTACTACCACACAGTGTTATG TTTTTGGAGCTCCATGGGATTTGGTGAGGACACAATGTATATAGAGAATACATACAAAGTTATGGATGAAAGTAAACCTTATCCAGCTTCGAGAGACGTTCAGAACTTGATTCTTAGTAAAGATTTACCACTGGGCTATTACTACCACACAGTGTTATG TTTTTGGAGCTTCATTACACCTCTTAGCTATGGATTCTTTCATATTTCTAATCAAGTGTAG
- the LOC104758154 gene encoding probable serine/threonine protein kinase IRE3 — protein sequence MVFKSKLLFSSKKSGSSSPNNANSPRSVGSNSPVGGSDKKKPKSNSKEETWSPYPKKDGSSKGKEVHSSSPGKSKLSSSGSEAAKKKLAAETPIMASSLGLNRIKTRSGPLPQENFFNFGNDNELPVLPCYKLSKFDDTSSGSGKKEAGSSKADHKSPDIGNGQLKVLPSISSPEGSSGVCTPENSYELEKTKVSESPHYQALLRMTSAPRKRLPGDIKSFSHELNSKGVRPFPFWKPRWSNNVEEILDLIRTKFDKAKEEVNSDLFAFGGDLLDIYDKKKESHPELLETIEDLLVLAKVCAKTTSEEFWRKCEGIVQDLDDKRQELPPGVLKQLHTRILFILTRCTRLLQFHKESWGQEEDAVQLCQSRVLHPVDKRVPTGEVRDGMGSSSANNLKVPSTQKAYCQEQRGLNWNEGFVVSPASLSSPYNEMSKDSESPANIDKMSSWKRLPSPASKCVKEAAVSKKQNDSKFEPPQVVKNRVAMSDDMAVSKFPDTLQEHMSKHPHNICWGYWGDQSCISEENSIICRICEEEVPTTHVEDHSRICALADVSDQKGASVDERLAAVAVTLEKITENLTQKDSLAVVESPDCMKISNASFSEEFDVLSPKLSDWSRRGSEDMLDCLPDANNLVSMDDIRCLPSMSCRTRFGPKSDQGMTPSSAGSMTPNSPIPTPRRDPIELILVGKGILHDQDDISQMSELADIARCASNAIPVDDQSIQLLLSCLEDLRVVIEHRKFDALIIETFGTRIEKLIREKYLQLWELLRDENFDLSSTIIDEDAPLEDDVVRSLRTSPVHPRDRISVDDFDFVKEISRGAFGHVILARKKTTGDLFAIKVLKKADMIRKNAVESIHAERDILIHARNPFVVRFFYSFTCSENLYLVMEYLNGGDFYSMLRKFGCLDETNARVYIAEVVLALEYLHSEGVVHRDLKPDNLLIAHDGHVKLTDFGLSKVGLINSTDDLSGPVSSATSLLVEQKPKWPTLEDKRSAVGTPDYLAPEILLGTGHGATADWWSVGIILYEFIVGIPPFNADYPQQIFDNILNRNIQWPTIPEDMSHEARDLIDRLLTQDPHQRLGARGAAEVKQHIFFKDINWHTLAQQKAAFVPDSENAFDTSYFHSRYSEKYPDEECLSTNENEDSSDGDSLSGSSGRLNNHHDEGVDIPRGPAESETGVSENYPFNNFSFKNLSQLAYINYDLMSKGHKE from the exons atggtGTTTAAGAGTAAACTCCTCTTCTCCTCGAAGAAATCAGGATCGTCTAGTCCCAATAACGCAAACAGTCCTCGATCCGTTGGCTCTAATTCTCCGGTTGGAGGATCCGATAAGAAGAAACCGAAATCGAATTCCAAAGAGGAGACTTGGAGCCCTTACCCGAAGAAGGATGGCTCATCAAAGGGTAAAGAAGTTCACTCTTCTAGTCCTGGAAAATCGAAACTGTCATCTTCAGGTTCTGAGGCGGCGAAGAAGAAGCTAGCTGCTGAAACGCCTATCATGGCTTCGTCTCTTGGTTTGAATCGAATCAAGACGAGGTCTGGCCCGTTGCCGCAGGAAAATTTCTTCAATTTTGGGAATGATAATGAACTTCCGGTCTTACCGTGTTACAAGCTGTCGAAGTTTGATGATACTAGTTCGGGTAGTGGCAAGAAGGAAGCTGGGAGTAGCAAAGCTGATCACAAATCTCCTGATATCGGAAATG GTCAACTGAAGGTATTACCTAGCATATCTAGCcctgaaggaagctcaggagtTTGCACGCCAGAG AATTCATATGAattggaaaaaacaaaagtgtcaGAGTCGCCTCATTATCAAGCCTTACTTCGTATGACCAGTGCTCCAAGAAAGAGGCTTCCTGGTGACATCAAGAGCTTTTCTCATGAGCTCAACTCTAAAGGTGTACGGCCTTTTCCATTTTGGAAGCCTCGATGGTCAAATAACGTGGAG GAAATCTTGGATCTAATTCGAACAAAATTTGACAAAGCAAAGGAAGAAGTAAATTCGGACCTTTTTGCATTTGGTGGGGATCTGTTGGatatttatgataaaaaaaaagaaagtcatcCTGAGTTGCTAGAAACAATTGAAGACTTGTTGGTTTTGGCAAAGGTTTGTGCTAAGACTACTTCGGAAGAGTTCTGGCGTAAGTGTGAGGGCATAGTACAAGACTTAGATGATAAACGTCAAGAGCTTCCCCCGGGCGTGCTCAAGCAACTTCACACTCGGATACTTTTTATCCTTACCAGATGTACCAGATTACTTCAGTTTCATAAGGAAAGTTGGGGGCAGGAGGAAGATGCCGTACAACTATGTCAGTCAAGAGTCTTGCATCCTGTTGATAAAAGAGTCCCCACTGGAGAAGTTAGGGACGGTATGGGTTCAAGTTCTGCCAATAACTTAAAGGTACCATCCACCCAGAAAGCTTATTGTCAGGAGCAGCGTGGTTTGAATTGGAACGAGGGCTTTGTTGTTAGTCCAGCATCTCTCTCCTCTCCATACAATGAAATGTCAAAGGATTCTGAATCGCCTGCAAACATCGATAAAATGTCATCTTGGAAAAGACTTCCATCTCCAGCATCGAAGTGTGTAAAAGAAGCTGCAGTATCTAAAAAGCAGAATGATAGCAAATTTGAACCTCCACAGGTCGTTAAAAATCGAGTAGCTATGAGTGATGATATGGCTGTTTCTAAGTTTCCAGACACTCTTCAAGAACATATGTCCAAGCATCCGCACAATATTTGTTGGGGTTATTGGGGAGATCAGTCATGTATTTCTGAGGAAAACTCAATTATTTGCCGTATATGCGAGGAGGAAGTTCCCACCACCCATGTGGAAGATCACTCTAGAATCTGTGCATTGGCTGATGTATCTGACCAAAAGGGTGCGAGTGTTGATGAGCGGCTGGCGGCAGTTGCTGTAACCCTTGAAAAGATAACCGAGAACTTAACACAAAAGGATAGCCTAGCAGTAGTAGAAAGCCCAGATTGTATGAAAATATCTAACGCAAGCTTTAGCGAAGAATTTGATGTTCTCTCCCCGAAGCTAAGTGATTGGTCGCGAAGAGGGTCGGAGGATATGCTTGACTGTCTTCCAGACGCTAATAATTTAGTTTCCATGGATGATATAAGATGTTTACCTTCAATGTCATGCAGAACTCGTTTTGGTCCCAAGTCTGATCAAGGCATGACTCCTTCATCTGCCGGTAGCATGACTCCTAATTCCCCTATTCCAACCCCTAGACGCGATCCAATTGAATTGATATTAGTAGGCAAGGGTATATTACATGACCAGGATGATATTTCACAG ATGAGTGAACTTGCTGATATTGCAAGATGTGCATCAAATGCTATTCCAGTTGATGATCAATCTATTCAACTCTTACTTTCTTGTCTTGAAGACTTGAGGGTTGTCATTGAGCACAGAAAGTTCGATGCACTTATAATAGAAACTTTTGGTACACGCATAGAAAAGTTGATACG gGAAAAGTATCTTCAGCTGTGGGAGCTTCTGCGTgatgaaaattttgatctaTCAAGCACCATAATTGATGAAGATGCTCCTTTGGAAGATGATGTTGTTCGCAGCTTGAGGACCAGCCCAGTACATCCGCGGGACCGCATATCCGTCGATGATTTTGATTTCGTAAAAGAAATTAGTAGGGGAGCTTTTGGGCATGTTATCTTGGCTCGTAAGAAAACTACAGGAGACCTATTTGCGATTAAG GTTCTAAAGAAGGCAGATATGATCCGCAAGAATGCTGTGGAAAGTATACATGCTGAACGAGATATTTTGATCCATGCCCGCAATCCTTTTGTG GTTCGATTCTTCTATTCTTTTACTTGTAGCGAAAACCTGTATCTTGTGATGGAATATCTTAATGGAGGGGATTTTTATTCAATGTTGAGAAAATTTGGTTGCTTGGATGAAACTAATGCCCGTGTATACATTGCAGAAGTT GTCCTTGCTTTGGAGTATTTACACTCCGAGGGTGTTGTGCATCGTGATTTGAAGCCTGACAATTTGTTGATCGCCCATGATGGTCATGTTAAG TTGACAGATTTTGGGCTTTCAAAAGTTGGCCTCATCAACAGCACAGATGATCTTTCTGGGCCAGTTTCCAGTGCAACGTCGCTGCTTGTTGAGCAGAAACCAAAATGGCCAACGTTGGAGGATAAGCGGTCTGCTGTGGGCACTCCTGACTACTTAGCGCCAGAAATTCTTTTGGGGACAGGACATG GTGCAACTGCAGATTGGTGGTCTGTTGGCATCATTTTGTATGAATTCATTGTGGGGATTCCACCTTTCAATGCTGACTATCCTCAG CAAATATTTGACAATATTCTCAACCGTAATATACAATGGCCTACTATTCCTGAAGATATGAGCCATGAAGCCCGTGATTTGATAGATCG GTTACTAACGCAAGATCCTCACCAGAGACTTGGAGCTAGAGGGGCAGCTGAG GTCAAGCAGCACATCTTCTTTAAAGACATAAACTGGCATACTCTAGCACAGCAGAAG GCTGCATTTGTGCCGGATTCAGAAAATGCTTTTGACACAAGTTACTTCCATAGTCGCTACTCGGAGAAATATCCGGATGAAGAATGTTTATCAACCAATGAGAATGAAGATTCTAGTGATGGTGACAGTTTGAGTGGCAGCAGTGGTCGGTTGAACAATCATCACGACGAGGGG GTTGATATACCCCGCGGACCTGCGGAGTCTGAAACTGGTGTCTCTGAAAATTACCCATTCAATAATTTCTCGTTCAAG AACCTCTCGCAGCTGGCATATATCAACTATGATCTGATGTCCAAAGGTCACAAAGAATGA
- the LOC104758155 gene encoding protein TIFY 6A isoform X2, with translation MERDFLGVGSNLYPKTVKEETNQDLAPSRGMMEWSFSSKSCSAPQILSFGTSHQDRCRTSVSDHLLPCGDTDVNRRTYYSSVQNKKTFLGGKSFINGFLNDQTLRGSPTMAPPVSVFQAPTTIRCSSNPTGSPPDQLTIFYAGSVSVYQDISPEKLDIAMIQYSGFTANAQSIFGSVLRETQRKGH, from the exons ATGGAGAGAGATTTTCTCGGGGTTGGATCAAATCTATATCCGAAAACTGTGAAAGAGGAAACTAACCAAGATTTAG CCCCAAGTAGAGGTATGATGGAGTGGTCATTCTCAAGCAAAAGCTGTTCTGCTCCTCAGATTCTTTCTTTTGGGACATCCCATCAAGACAGGTGTAGAACTTCAGTCAGTGACCATTTGCTTCCTTGTGGTGATACTGATGTAAACCGGAGAACTTACTACAGCTCAGTTCAG AATAAGAAAACTTTCTTGGGAGGCAAAAGCTTCATCAACGGTTTCTTGAACGACCAAACTTTGAGAGGATCTCCTACCATGGCACCTCCAGTTTCAGTCTTTCAAGCTCCAACCACTATTAG atGTTCTTCAAATCCTACAGGGTCACCACCTGATCAGTTGACAATCTTTTATGCCGGTTCAGTATCTGTTTACCAAGACATATCTCCTGAAAAG CTTGATATTGCTATGATCCAATACAGTGGGTTTACCGCAAACGCGCAAAGCATCTTTGGCTCGGTTCTTAGAGAAACGCAAAGAAAG GGTCATTAA
- the LOC104758156 gene encoding surfeit locus protein 1-like isoform X2, whose translation MLLWYLVGSITYGIGEVYKLQQGEVAKKHVDFRRQCLETKPRKLNTMKKVDELGFQRVVCKGVFDVKRSIYVGPKPRSKSKDSEDGFYVITSLLPIPNEPNSVKSPVLVNRGWVPSDWKETSLESLDPGVVVAAAEDESRKANKLISSLQNPLSKFWYKFNNPMISEDHASRAMHVEVVGVIRKSETPSIYTLVNYPRSFGWFYVDVPKLAQAMGFGEDTMYIESNHKDMDESKPYPVPRDVMNLILSKELPLGYYYHTLLCFWSSLFCFGKAKLILLEKYTIYSSKPMLILVIFVFYILTKIYSLRSLFSQIDTIGVGCVTKLDSNEHICHNEGGISSTDVNLLSP comes from the exons ATGTTGTTATGGTACTTGGTTGGATCTATTACCTACGGTATCGGGGAGGTGTATAAGTTACAACAAGGAGAAGTG GCCAAGAAACATGTGGATTTCAGACGACAATGCTTGGAAACAAAACCAAGGAAGCTGAATACAATGAAGAAAGTGGATGAGTTAGGATTTCAACGGGTTGTATGCAAAGGCGTTTTCGATGTGAAAAGATCGATCTATGTTGGTCCAAAGCCTAGATCCAAGTCTAAAGATTCCGAAGATGGGTTCTATGTTATTACATCTCTTTTGCCAATCCCAAATGAACCAAATAG TGTGAAGTCCCCTGTTCTAGTAAATCGCGGATGGGTTCCTTCGGATTGGAAAGAAACGTCTTTAGAATCTCTAGATCctggtgttgttgttgctgctgcggAGGATGAGTCAAGAAAAGCTAATAAACtaatatcctctctacaaaatCCCTTATCGAAGTTTTGGTACAAGTTTAACAACCCAATGATTTCTGAG GACCATGCCTCTAGGGCTATGCATGTGGAAGTGGTTGGTGTGATTAGGAAAAGTGAAACTCCAAGCATATATACTCTAGTAAATTATCCAAGGTCGTTTGGGTGGTTCTACGTTGATGTTCCTAAACTGGCTCAAGCCATGGGATTTGGTGAGGACACAATGTATATAGAGAGTAACCACAAAGATATGGACGAAAGCAAACCTTATCCAGTTCCGAGAGACGTTATGAACTTGATCCTTAGTAAAGAGTTACCACTGGGCTATTACTACCACACGTTGTTATG TTTTTGGAGCTCCCTGTTTTGCTTTGGCAAGGCCAAACTGATTCTTTTGGAGAAATATACAATTTATAGTAGTAAGCCAATGTTGATTCTAgtaatttttgtcttttatataCTTACCAAAATATACAGTCTTCGTAGCCTATTTAGTCAAATAGACACAATTGGTGTTGGGTGTGTCACTAAACTCGACTCCAACGAACACATCTGCCATAATGAAGGAGGAATCAGTTCGACAGATGTGAATCTTCTCAGTCCTTAG